A window of the Hordeum vulgare subsp. vulgare chromosome 5H, MorexV3_pseudomolecules_assembly, whole genome shotgun sequence genome harbors these coding sequences:
- the LOC123398380 gene encoding FT-interacting protein 7-like has translation MQPPQPRPEDYSLKETTPHLGGFMAAGDKRRSTYDLVEQMPYLYVRAVKAKELHAKDGTGSCNPSVEIKLGNYRCTTRQFEKNANPEWNQVFAFPKERIQSSYIEVTVKDKDDFIGRVIFDLNEVPKRVPPDSPLAPEWYRLEGRKEGKVGELMLAVWMGSQADEAFPEAWHADAATVPSDGLASIRSKVYLTPKLWYLRVNVIEAQDLVPSDKCRYPEVYVKATLGNQSLRTRISASKSVNPMWNEDLMFVAAEPFEEHLILSVEDRIAPNKDEVLGKACIQLQNVDRRPDHRPVHSRWCNLEKHVAGDGEQKKKDVKFSSRIHLRISLDGGYHVLDESAHYSSDLRATEKQLWRPSIGVLELGILNAQGLLAMKTKDGHGTTDSYCVAKYGHKWVRTRTIIDSFNPKWNEQYTWDVYDPCTVITVGVFDNCHLQGEKSKGNKDSRIGKVRVRLSTLESGRVYTHSYPLIILLPTGVKKMGEVQLAVRFTCSSLVNMMQLYSQPLLPKMHYVYPLSVTQLDVLRLQATHMVSTKLSRAEPPLRKEVVEYMLDVDSHMWSMRKSKANFFRIMKVLAPLVGAAQWFDKICEWKNPLTTVLIHLLFIILVVFPELILPTVFLYLFLIGVWFYRWRPRQPPHMDTRLSHAETSNPDEFDEEFDTFPTSRAQDVVRMRYDRLRSIAGRVQTVVGDLATQGERLQSLLNWRDPRATAIFVSFCLIAGVVLYLAPFRMVVLIAGLYVLRHPRFRRHGLPSAPLNFFRRLPAKTDSLL, from the coding sequence ATGCAGCCACCGCAGCCGCGACCTGAGGACTACTCGTTGAAAGAGACAACACCCCACCTTGGGGGTTTCATGGCAGCAGGTGACAAGCGCAGAAGCACGTACGACCTTGTGGAGCAGATGCCGTATCTCTATGTGCGTGCTGTCAAGGCCAAAGAACTCCATGCCAAGGATGGGACTGGGAGCTGCAACCCGTCGGTGGAGATCAAGCTTGGGAATTACAGGTGCACCACCCGTCAGTTTGAGAAGAATGCTAACCCGGAGTGGAACCAAGTGTTTGCGTTCCCCAAGGAACGCATTCAGTCCTCCTATATTGAGGTTACTGTCAAAGACAAGGACGATTTCATTGGTCGAGTTATCTTTGACCTCAATGAAGTTCCAAAGAGAGTCCCACCTGACAGTCCTTTAGCACCAGAGTGGTACCGACTTGAGGGTCGGAAGGAGGGAAAGGTTGGAGAGCTCATGTTGGCTGTTTGGATGGGTTCACAGGCAGATGAAGCTTTCCCAGAAGCTTGGCATGCTGATGCTGCGACAGTGCCTAGCGATGGTCTAGCAAGCATAAGGTCTAAGGTGTATTTAACTCCTAAGCTTTGGTATCTCAGGGTAAATGTTATTGAGGCACAAGACCTGGTACCAAGTGACAAGTGCCGGTATCCAGAAGTTTATGTGAAAGCTACACTTGGGAATCAGTCCTTGAGGACAAGGATATCTGCAAGCAAGAGTGTTAACCCAATGTGGAATGAGGATCTGATGTTTGTGGCAGCTGAACCATTTGAGGAGCACTTGATTCTTAGCGTCGAGGATCGGATTGCGCCAAACAAGGACGAGGTATTAGGGAAAGCATGTATTCAACTGCAGAATGTAGACAGGAGGCCCGACCACAGGCCAGTGCACAGCCGGTGGTGTAATCTTGAGAAGCATGTAGCGGGAGATGGGGAACAGAAGAAAAAAGACGTGAAGTTCTCTAGTCGTATTCACCTCAGGATTTCTTTGGATGGTGGGTACCATGTTCTGGATGAGTCAGCACATTACAGTAGCGATCTGAGGGCCACTGAAAAACAGCTTTGGAGGCCTAGCATTGGGGTTCTTGAGCTAGGAATCCTAAATGCGCAAGGATTACTGGCAATGAAGACTAAGGATGGGCATGGCACCACAGATTCTTACTGTGTTGCGAAGTATGGGCACAAGTGGGTCAGAACAAGGACTATCATTGACAGtttcaacccaaaatggaatgaaCAGTACACCTGGGACGTGTATGATCCTTGTACGGTGATAACAGTTGGTGTGTTCGATAATTGCCACTTGCAAGGGGAGAAGTCCAAAGGAAACAAGGATAGCAGAATTGGCAAGGTACGGGTCCGCCTGTCCACTCTTGAGTCTGGCAGAGTCTACACACACTCGTACCCTCTTATCATTTTGCTTCCTACGGGCGTGAAGAAGATGGGTGAAGTGCAGCTTGCTGTGCGCTTCACATGCTCCTCGCTGGTGAACATGATGCAGCTGTACTCTCAGCCACTGCTGCCGAAGATGCACTATGTTTACCCTCTGTCTGTCACGCAGCTTGATGTTCTGAGGCTCCAGGCTACTCACATGGTCTCGACGAAATTAAGCCGTGCCGAGCCACCTCTTAGGAAGGAAGTTGTTGAGTACATGTTGGATGTGGATTCTCACATGTGGAGCATGAGGAAGAGCAAGGCAAACTTCTTCAGGATTATGAAAGTGTTGGCCCCCCTTGTTGGAGCTGCTCAATGGTTTGATAAGATTTGTGAATGGAAGAATCCACTGACCACTGTGTTGATTCATCTCCTGTTCATCATTTTGGTGGTCTTTCCGGAGCTGATCCTTCCGACCGTTTTCCTGTATCTCTTCTTGATTGGGGTCTGGTTCTACCGGTGGAGGCCAAGGCAGCCACCTCACATGGACACCCGTCTTTCACATGCTGAGACCTCCAACCCTGATGAGTTTGATGAGGAGTTTGACACCTTCCCTACATCCCGTGCACAGGATGTTGTTCGGATGAGGTATGATCGGCTGAGGAGCATTGCTGGCAGGGTGCAGACAGTTGTTGGTGACTTGGCAACACAAGGTGAGAGGCTGCAGTCCCTGCTCAACTGGCGGGATCCAAGGGCCACTGCTATCTTTGTGAGTTTCTGCTTGATTGCTGGTGTGGTGCTGTACCTGGCGCCCTTTCGCATGGTTGTGCTCATTGCTGGGTTGTATGTGCTGAGGCATCCCAGGTTCCGCCGCCATGGGCTTCCATCTGctcccctcaacttcttcaggagGCTGCCGGCGAAAACGGACAGCTTGCTGTGA